TTGGTCTTTCAATAAAATGTcttgtttaaataaaaaagggttttttttgtatgcttAGTTTTACAGTGATCTGTGGCGTCAATAAAAAGTTGAAAGTACGCTCAGGCAGGGTAGAATAAGAGGCTGCAATGTACAAGCTGCTGTATGATGTAGCGGCGTTAGCTCCAGTTCAGATATTTTCTTGGGGCAAACCGGAATGTTCATAGTCTATCCAGTTTCCGTTTTATGGAATGTTTTGGTGTTTCAGACCGATACCAAGAATGCAATTTTGTCAATACACAGGTGATAGCCTACGTAACTGTTTGACctcattgaatattttttgctGTGCTATTGCTGTCATATTTCCAAAAGTCACTCCTTTGTAAAAAAGCAACAGTCCTTAAAATTCTACATTTATAAACAATTTGTCTAACCATAGAATGATGACCACAAAGACATCTAGCAATACTTTTAAAACCAGCTTCCAGCCTTAGACAAGTTATATAAAAGAAAGTCCTGACCTCATCCTCATCAAGGGAGTTATTCATACTGGACATCCCAGGAATCATGCTGAACTGCCACAGATTTGTAAAGGAGAATGGTCCTAAATTCATCTTGATCATTGTGCAGGCCTGGTCTGCAACAAGAGGAAACGTTTGGTTGTGGTTATTTCTACCAAAGGAAGGTCAACCTGTTATTGAATCAAAGAGTTCACTTTATCCTCACTGTCATGTTGTCTAAAGGTTATTTtcaatatgaatatgaaaatggGTGGTATTCGTTTAAGCAGCCTTTATAGTTGTGATTTAGATGGTCAGACTACATTTGATGACCAATTTGtgcataaatttaaaaaaaatccaaaaggtTCATAATTTTTTCTTTCCACTGTAGATGCTTTGACATTAGGGAAAATGAGATatcaaacatgaacaaaaaacgTCTCTTTAATGATACCACAATTGTGACCTTGACATCCCAATCACCTGCTTTTACTGAATATAGACATTCTTGTTCTGATCTTGGAGTTCTAACCAAAATGTAAGTTTTCATTGTGTTGCTATGTGGCACTTATTTGATAATacgttttttaaatgatgacattttgcAAAAATTCTTTAAGATCTAGATTTTATGTGTGATTCAAATTAGGGGACGCGAGGTGGAAGGAACTACTAAATTTAGTGTGGTGTTGGTGAAATGGGGTTGTGAGAATTATGCTTAAAATTTAGTGCAATTAAACATATCACGGTTATTAGTGTTTTGCATTCTCTAGGTTGGGTAATTCTGACTAAAGCAGTAGTCCTTTGATGTCCACCCACATGTACCGTACATGCATAATAATGGTTGAATGGTTGCAACTTATTTAGCTGGGCTGTAAacatcaagctttttttttttttttaaatttgaggcTTTCAGCACGATTTAAATGCTGTGAGATTGGAGCAGGAATTGATTGGCAATACTAAGCATCCAGTGCAGGTCATCATTTTGGCATCACGCCTAcgaaaaaaagaagtttcaaACAACATCCTCACCCcagtgggtgaaaaaaaaaaaaaaaaaaggtcacttcTTATAGTTACTAGTGGTGCAAATGTGTCTGCTTCCGCTGGCCAGTGTGATCGTTGTGTCCCGCATTTCCTTGCTGTCTTGCTGCTTGTGCCTTGTGTCTCGTTCACGCATGCTTGGCTCACATCCTGTGGCtgtctttttggtcataattccacacaACAAATCCTCCCAAATAACAGAAGATACAACTAGACCTAAACAAGCCTGTGACTGTCCCTGTTAATGCTAGAGGGACGTCCTAGCTAATGTGTGACTTTGTGTATGTAGGGGTGAAGCCGTACGCTTGCTCCATGTGTGACATGAGGTTCTTCCAACGTTACCATCTGGCAAGACACAGCCTCACTCATACTGGTATGCGTCTACTTACACTAGCTTCTTCGGTCCTCACCTCGTTAAACAACAGACAGTAAAGATATCATTGTGTCTCAATTGACTTTCAAATTTTTATTACGCTTGAAATGGTAGAAAAAAACGAAGATGTATCCAGACATGTTCCGACagccaaataaaaaataattgtagcATTAATTGTACACATAAATGTATGAAACGTCAGCTTTTTCCCCGCTGAATGCTCTACTTTGTTCTGCGCAATTTCTTCTTTGTCCGTAAAAACAATACTTGGGCACTATTTAATGTGGCGGACATGATTTGGACATATAATTGCACAGCAAAACAGTTGCTGAGAAGATGTGGCTGTATAAGAAGAGCTAAGGTGAGGGAAGAGTTGATggttgtgatttttgtttctaGCTCATACTgatgtactttttgtgtgtaGGGGTGAAGCCATACGCTTGCTCCATTTGTGACATGAGATTTTTTCAACGATACCACTTGGCAAGACACAGTCTCACTCACACGGGTATGAAGTTGCTCTTCCTTGATCTAGTTAATCCTTCATACTGGCCCAATAGTTAACGCTTCCTAATTTCTAGAATATTTTTAGGCATACAGCATAGAAGTGCTTGTTACTATTCAACATAACACTTAGAGTTGTTGTTCCAGCCAGGTACTTCCATTAAATTGCCATACTTAGACTTTAGACAGAAGGCAAATATGTTTAAAGTTAAAACTCTTTCAAGTTATATTGTGGAAGACGATGTAAGAATAGGTCAGTGCGTGAAGTGTCGTGTACTTGTGCCACAGCCTTTGGCATGTCTGGATACATAATAACTGGGTGTGTCCCACTGAGATCATTGTGGTGTTTCGTTTTActttttgcaaaacatttttgctctgTGTGTACAGGGGTGAAGCCATATGCTTGCTCCATGTGTGACATGAGATTTTTCCAGAGATACCACCTGGCGAGACACACTCTCACACATACGGGTACATGTTTATTCTCAATCCCTCTCACCTAACCACACAATGGAGTGTTCTAGTGTATAGGCCTCACCCTACCTGTCAGAGCACTGAGACACAAACGTCTTTCCACTGCACAATACCTACACGGCTCAACTCTCTATTGACACTATTTCCAGTCAAAACCAAGTACTATTTTCTCTTCCTCATCAGCCGAGGTTCCAAGCATGACGTGACGAGACCATATTGGGTAAACTGCTGCAGATTTGTCATTCTTgggtttttgtaaaatttggaTACAAGGctacaaatgataaaaaatttACACATTTGCTAATGTTAGcagactctgttgctgtgcttTAGCTCTGTAGGCTGCCGTGTTATACTCCAGTCTCCACATTGCTGCAGGAGTCTGTTTTCTTGCTGCCCCCCAGCCGCCTCTCGAACAAGTAGTTATGACTGATGCATTGAATAAtgcctgttttcattttttgttttttttttaatgaagtggAAAAAAGACAAGCTGAGGCGAGCCGTGTAGGTGCTACTCAGGGGAAACGCAGCTCAAGGCGAATGAGGACCTTTTGACTATGCcaaaatctttcattttttccccccttcactTAATTTCATTGTGTCGGCATGAATGTGTGACTAGGGACTTGTTAGTCATGGAAGTATAAAAAGTATGTATTGGTCCCAAAACTGATTTgtacatgtaaaaatacatttctgttcATAGCTGACAGGAGCACTTTAATAAAGTTTGGTACTGTATGCATTCAGGGGTGAAGCCGTACGCTTGCTCCATGTGTGACATGAGGTTCTTCCAACGTTACCATTTGGCAAGACACAGCCTCACTCATACCGGTATGCTGCATTTGTTCCCCTTTTACTGTTAAACCTCTAAAATCCGACCCAAGGACGTCTAACATGTTTTAAGTCCCATTTCCCACAATAACATCATTATGTAATGAGTGGAAAATGTCCAGTAAAACTGTAGGCTTTGTTGGAAAACTGTCCACTGAAAAAAAggcccttttttgttttatttaaaaccggtaccataacATGTataattgacaccatcactaacCGGGCACATTACACAAATGAAATTTAATGGCAGACATCAGTAGTCTGAAATACTAATAAGACGAGTTCCATTTCTCCAAATTGAACCAATATTTAGTTGCTTGACCattgaaataattcattttccagCAACTTCCGATCAGAAACTTTTTGACAACTGACTGCATTGAAAGTGAACATTATTAAAGTAGCTCCTACAATTTTATATATTGAGCTTTGCTTATTTGTAattataaaacaacaacaaaaaaagaaactaaaaacATTGATGTCTGCCAGTTCTTTCTGGCGTAATGTGTTGTCTCTGATCAATTTCATAGCATGCTTTTACAAACCACCCAATTAGTATGTCCATGTCTtttacatgttttgttttcttttattttttttaagttatgaaATACATCTAACCTTTTTGTGTTCCATTCAGGAGTGAAGCCATATGCTTGTACCATGTGTGACATGAGGTTTATTCAACGTTACCAACTTGAAAGAcacagtctcacacacacaggtatgtccctttcatttcaatgtgacATGGCTCACACCACCATGGGCTTATGCCttaaaactcattcactgccattgatggCTGTTGAGagttccatgttaaaaaaattattacgaCACCTGTGACAATGTTGccaaacggttgtttgtttaaactCAACGGTTTACTTCACAAGCACATGTAAAGTGTGATGCTAATGAGAGTTCCCCTCCTAGTTTGCTCACAATAGAGTAAAAATGATTGTTTGCTTAATGTTTTAAGTTGTCGTTTGTTTTATTGTGGCATCATACATATAGAAGAATCTCACCCTATAAATGAAGATAATGTTTGATACATAGACCTTTATTTTAAGCTATAGACACATTCTTTGTCCCATCAGAgaattttcaccattttacttGGCATTCAATCTGTGTGAGAGATTagacaaattattattttcggTCAGTTGTCAGTATGCACAACAGTCCACACTGGTCAATTGTTGTCATTTCTCATTCATTTTATTAACAATGGCTCtggtcacttttgtttttttttaattatttttacagaAGCATAAATTGAGACATCATAttgatcatttttcaaaatgttttccagaGTATGTCATCATAGTTTTCTCATATTTTACATAGCAGATGTTACTTTCTTATCTTTTGTGAATAGTTTGCCAACTGCCTAAAATTGTCTAACCTGCGATcagcgttgaaaaaaaaatctgttgaaatTAGGCAATCTCTTATTGGATATTGTGTTTGGTGTACTGTGTCCATTTAGGACCTCAATTATTCCTTTGGATATTCAGGGGTCTAGGTTTGCAGATTGATTTCTTTCCCTCTCTGGATGATTTTGTTATTGTCCATCAccattttgaaattcaaacacTGACTGTGGAATTAGCAATCATAGTCAAATAGAAAAGTCATGTTCAATTGGAATGGCAGACCTACTTCCTCACCTAGTGGAATCTCTGCAGCAAACTAAGCGCTGATGACTACAACCAAACTTTACTAAACAATTAGTAAAGTTTAGCGGCGATCATTTTTGGCAGTTGAATAATTTCTTTTCCACGCTAAAGCTGGTACTTTGTGTGCATAGGGGTGAAGCCGTACGCTTGCACCATGTGTGACAAGAGGTTTTTTCAGCGCTACCACCTGGCGAGACACAGCCTCACTCATATGGGTATGCGCCTGCCAATCTTAAGACCGTCACACCATTGGGATGCTGCAACATCTGTTAAATGTCTGTGTTCTGACACTTTGTTAATGGGGCAGATGTAGTGCATTAGTACCAATGATATTGGCTTGTGTAAAGTaagtggatcagaaaatggtaatttttttgcaaaaccacCTACCTAGCTCCTACTTTGCCCATTTAACTCATGTTAGGGTATGACATTGGTTATTAACCACAGACATCAATTTATCTCGGATTAGTTGGCTTAAATACATCAAGATTTCTTGTTTCTTTGTGGCAGAGATACAAATTAATACTGTTGATGCTCTGCATTTAGGTGTGAAACCTTATGCTTGCACCATGTGTGACATGAAGTTTTGTCAGCGTTACCACCTGGCGAGACACAGCCTCACTCATACTGGTATGGGTCCGTACATCGTGCCCAGTACATTCTGTGTGCACCTTCCCATTTGTCACTTTCCTTCAGGATCTCACTCATTTCTGACGCATCATATCTGAGCCGGAAGATTTAAgaaattcttcttcttgtgtttcTGTTGGAGGGTTCCTGTGGTGTTTGAGTCCTGTTTTTTCAGTAGAGAATACATTTATTCCTATCGTTGTGAATAGATTTCCTGTCCTTACtctcaaaatgtattaatttcagGGAAAATGCATTGAAGCAGATTAGCTACAATGTAGTGCAGTCAGTCTGTATTTAAAGATACGTGCAGCACATGAGGCAAATCAATACGGCTAGTGGCTGGTATTAGTAATATAGTAGTGGTAATATCTGCATTTGCTATATTTTCTCAGGTGGCTTTATATCAAGCTTAATTGGAATTATACATCTGCTGTATTTCCAAGACTACTCCCTGTTATAGTAATAATGCAGTTAAATGCTGTCATTTTTCAAACTTCACAAACATGGGCACAAAATGACTCCCCGAAGAGGTAAAGGCAGGTGCCATATAGTTTGGATGTGACAAAAGCAATACTTAAAGTTTGTGAACAATGACAGCCTCTGAGGAaagtttttgttcaattttattGGAATCCAACTTCTTTACAAGGAGAACTGTAGGGTTCTttggaggatttaaaaaaaaaatctttttacatAATTTACGACATAGAGACAACAATTGCTTGTCAGGCATTCCAagtatttttatcttttcacTGACCTGTTCATAATGAATGTGataagacattttttaaaacagtatCTGTTGGTTTGTTTGTGATGTTGATTAGTTTTCCATGTACTTACATTTTCACAACTCAAATTTTAAAGCGGAATCTGCTGAATCCCTGGTGGCAGTGAAAATAGGCAGAAATGTCAAAGGATGAGATATTGTCATTGTATTAATTGGAAAATGTGTGGTTAATAACCAATAGCTTAGGTATGTTTACATAGTCAAAACTGCAAAGTGAAGCAAAGTATTATAACGTTGCTACTTTGCATTTAGGTGTGAAACCTTATGCTTGCACCATATGCGACAAGAGGTTTTTTCAGCGCTACCACCTGGCAAGACACAGCCTCACTCATATGGGTATGCGCTCACCTTGCCCATGACACTTAAAGTCACATTTGACTTTACATGACATCACACAAAGCATCTCTGACGGACGgctaatttttttcatcacgAGCATATATACCTGTGACTCATTGCTTGTCACGTTTTGCATAGAGATTGGTCATGAATAAAAATCAAGCATTCAAATGCTCAAAAAGATAGGTCTAATAACAGAAAATGTTGGTTTGCAAcccatcaattttaaatttAGAAGCACATTGCATCACTGTTGGATTGTGAACACTAAAAACCAAAGTGTGAAAGTAATACCTGTAATACTCTGCGTTTAGGTGTGAAACCTTTTGCTTGCACCATGTGTGACATGAGGTTTGTTCAGCGCTACCACCTGGCCAGACACAGCCTCACTCATACTGGTATGGGTCTATACAGCTGCCCCTCTATCTTGTTGAACCCTTATTGCCCATCAAGTTTTAGCACACACAGCCTCATTTGAAATACATTGCTTTTCTTAAAGGAAAAATGTATAGAAATATGTAACAGTCGTGTTACCTTTGCAGTTAAAAGCAATCATCCTCAAGAAAATGGAGCTACTGTCTTGGGATATTGTCGTGTTTTCACAATGCAACAGTTACAGTGGGACTATTACTGCAGACATGCCAACCCTCCTAATTTTCCTGAATATCCGGGATGACGGAAATCAGCCCGACTCCTGATGTTACGGACACAAGTAGATTCTTCAAATTCTAAAATAATGCATCCTCCATTTTCTCTGTGTTTTCTTGCCACATTGTGAACACTCAGTTTTAAACTTAGGGCGCCAGACACATTAATTATTATATGACGTGTCTATGTTAGGAGCtcaaacatgcataaaatgatGGGATTGCACATGAATTCGCAATTAGACTTGATCACTAATAGACATTCGCAATGTTGGTAGTTGTGTCAATTTCTCCCTCATGGGCATTCTGGGAAGACTGTAAGATTGGCATTTCTGTTTCTGGCAGATATTTGCATGAAATAGAGTTGAGAAACGtaacatatttttctttctgttgATGCAAACTCCAGTACTGCAAAACCGCTTAAATACACAGCAAAGAGGCTGAATgacatgggtttttttttttgcatgaattgGCGACTGTGTGGTTAATAACCAATAGCTTCGGGATTTACTGGCAAAGAATGAAAATGGAGCCTAAGTCATGTAACACTGCCACTTTGCATTTAGGTGTGAAACCTTATGCTTGTACCATGTGTGACAAGAGGTTTTTTCAGCGTTATCACCTGGCAAGACACAGCCTCACTCATATGGGTATGCACCCGCCCACCTAAACAATGACACTGACCAAAGTTCAATATAGAGGATGTTAATTAGACACAAGGCTTGTTGCTAGTTTACGAAGGTAATCGGTCCTGTGTCATGAAGCGTTTTCTGTATCACGTTTGAATCGTAAACTAAATTAATAGTGTGACATCATCAGCTCATGTTGTGTTAGCTGTGGATCTGAAAATTGGTCAAACACAACTTTGTAGCCAAGTGAGAAGTGGTTAACAACCCATCAATGACAGTTTTACTAATCGATGGATGACTGAGCCGAATGACAAGTTTTGAAAATTAATATATTAATGCTCTGCGTTTAGGTGTGAAACCTTTTGCTTGCACTATGTGCGACATGAGGTTTGTTCAACGCTACCACCTGGCGAGACACAGCCTCACTCATACGGGTATGGGTCCGTGCACCTACCCCTCTCATGTTTTCAGTCACTTAATGTGTTTGACGCAATATTTGCCAGAAATATTTACCTATTTAGACCGGGCTCTTCAATTTAATCTAAAACTTTTAGAGAAATGTCCATAATGCTACTATGACATGCAGTCGTTGAAGCTACTGGCTTGTGTTGTTGTTGGCTCAAGCTAACATCTTTTAATCGTCACACATAGAAATCTCCGAATGTAGAATTTTAGATATCAGCCAGCGAGCATTTTAGAGGTGGATTTGTTTCATctgcctttttgttttcctgctgGGAATATTTCACATGATGATCCAGTGGGAAACAATTACACCAGAGATGAGTACattagtcttgttttttttttcttcaatttttaacacaaatagaaaaaatacatttgttttgtacCCTCTTTAACCTAAATTGTGTAGCCCGTTACATTTCTCATAATTTCTGctaaaaacttttatttttgctgtttagTACACGTAACCgtgaatatttcaaaatttAGTGAATTTTCTTGCCTGAAATACACTCTTTGCTGCACAGGCATTGAACTACtgtagtggtgccttgagatatgaccCGACTTTTGAGATTCTTGAGATGCGAGCCGTCGATTGGCCAATTACTTTGCTTGGACTTGCGAGTGCAAACTTGAAGCGAGCCCTCAATGATGGCAGATGACTCAAATCACTTCACAAAAAGAAGCAGCGTGTCAGATAACATTAgttagtattaaaaaaaaaattgcctcaatTGTTTATTACCACCCTCAGCTATACGTTACTGTTGAACTAAATATAAAGCAAACAATTCGACATGTATGTAGAACAGCTATATAGCCttcgctagcttaatgctaacctTCTATTAGAAAGACCATAGGTGGACAGGCTAACAACTGGCATCTGTGTCGGTGTTGCTACCCTTGAAACAGTGGATATCTGACCACAATCTGTGGAGCAACTAAATAGACAATCacaatattcacaggcatatGTTCTTTATCCTGTGCAAAGATTAACTGTTGCTGCTGTACTGAGAAGCCAAGAGAGCAACTCAGCCTCCAATACAGTGTCCATATGTCTATCtaatactgcccccaggtggccgagGCGCAGACAAGagaatgagcagcacaatgaggattaaaggaggaaaaaaaggttaTTTTTGATTCTGTTTAATTATGCTATTGCTGTATGTTCCAAATATGATTATAGTGTGACATTGTTCTCTAAAAAGTCATTgcaattttgggggtgggggtgaggctggaacggattaatggcatatCGGTTCATTTCAGTGTTTAAAGACAATTTGAGATGATGTTTTGAATTATGAGTGTGGTTAGTGAACAAATATATAtctcgaggcaccactgtacagttaaaacttgtttttttttaatattttgtagcgTTTTTCAATTTATCATTATCACTTGGCTAATAATGATTCACCTGTACAATACACTTTGATCATATTTGGCCTTTTCTTCACTGATTGACTAGGAGTAAGCACAGGATTCTACTACCTTTTAGTGAGGCATCATTTTGATCTCAGTTGACCAAATATGTCCCATTGCCCGTAAAGGAATCCATAACTGATAgaatttgtattaatttatgACGCTTATCTGGGACTTTGTGTGAATGATAGTGAGGGTTGTTAAGAACATATAAAGCGGTCATTGTTTATCTGACGCAGTGCGCTTGACATATTTTGTGTTCCAGCTGTATTCCCATAGTTGCATGTGCGAACATTTCCacattgtctgtgtgtgtgtgtgtgtggcagagGTGATGTTGCACGTACCTGAccttgtgtggtgtgtgtggcgGGAAGGGGAAGGCCTAATCCGCTGCTCTGTGTGTGTAGGGGTGAAGCCGTATGCTTGTTCCATGTGTGACATGAGGTTTATTCAGCGTAACCACCTGGAGAGACACAGCCTCACTCACACGGGTATGCGTTCCGTTGCCACGTCCCCTCCCACCACTGCCGCTCGCACCCCCTGACGCGCAACCTCCACTTTGATGGGATGTTGAACCAGCATCACACGCCGCGCAGATGTTGCGTACATCTGGGCCATGATAACCACTCTGTCCTACACATAATGAGTTGATGACCAGGCctttttataataataacaCTCATAAATTACAGATAAGGCTTTTTTTCCTACTTAGTCTTGCTGCAATGATAGTCCTCAATGACAGTTTGACACACTTTAGTGTtttaagaaaacaaatattgacGCATTGACTCTGTTGTGTGTGCTTTTTGTTAGGGGAGAAGCCTTTTGCGTGTGACATGTGCGATATGAGGTTTATCCAGCGCTACCATCTGGAGAGACACAAGCGTGTGCACAGCGGCGAGAAGCCTTACCAATGTGAGCGCTGCCAGCAGGTAGGcagattattttattcatcagtAATGAATCAGCaacataattaaatgtatctggtcatttaggtccatttgttccaGCAGACATACTTTCACGAttgcatttgttgtttttcttcccttttcctGAATGGAAAGTAAAAACAGGTACcggaaatgaacaaaatgtacaACGGAAACGCCACCCAGTGGCGTCCTAGTTACTAAGAGCTGTAGCATTTTCAAAAACTGAACATCTAGGTTGCGCTCAGTTATAAAGGCAAGCAACACTTGGGAGACCCGCATTGACGTTAGCGCGGTCACCGCACGTCCCAAATTTGAGTTATAAATGAACTTCAGATATTGTACTGGAAAAACTGGAGCAATTAAGGTACTATAATGCCTTCATATGTCTGCATGTAAAGCTATTTACATGGATGTCttataacaaacaaaaaaatatttgtgcttcagatttttttcctttaaccTTTCTCAGAAATTCCAATGGTATTGGCAAAGTTTTCAATCTGTAAATTtccaaaatacatccatccatttccttctgtTTATCTGAAGTCAGTTCACAGGGACCGTAGCTTTTGCAAGGAatcccagatttccctttccccagccacttcctcgaGCTCTTCAGAGGGGATCCTGAGCCATTTCCAGGGAACCTGAGATATTTAGTCTCCAACTTGTTCTGGTTTATACCTGGGGTTTTCTCCCAGCAGGACGTACCCAGAACCTCACCAGGCATGcctccaggaggcatcctaaacagatgctCAAGCCCCttcatctgcctcctctcaatgcggagtaGCAGTGACTCTACTCAGAGCCTCTcttggatgaccgagcttctcaccctatttctaagggagagcttgtgtgtgtgtgtgtgtgtgtgtgtgtgtgtgtgtgtgtgtgtgtgtgtgtgtgtgtgtgtgtgtgtgtgtgtgtggaggcgaGCTCGAGTACAGCTATTTTGACTTTGCACAACACATCTGTGTTATTCCCTGCCAGCTGTCCCACCCGTCAGCTTGTGTAGGTGGGAATTGGGATTGCTAAATTCCCTACGgtcaccgcccagctcacaatACACCCGACCCcgatggcccctcccacagatAGTGGGCCCATAAGAAGGGAACCCACATTACCCTTTCGGACTATGCCCGGCTGGCCCTGTGGACACAGGCCTGGCCACTAGGCTCtcacctttgagccccacctctagACCTCGGTCCACGGGGGGCCCTGGTGACACACGTCTGGCCAAGGGAAAACTATGTCAACTTTTTGTCATCATCGTGCTTTTTTtaggtccctcacctaggacacATTTATCATGGGTGACCCTATTAGGGGcataaagccccagacaacttagttcCTCGGATCATTGGAACGCAAAAACCTCTCCACCACATCAAGGTGACACCTCAAGGAGGGGTTTTCCAAAATTCCCCATCTTAAATTCCCACGGAATTATCTGAAATTGTCCAACCGCTTTAACCGTACTTGTAGTTGGAATTTGTGTGGAAAACTTGAATAAACAGAATTACACTTTTGTTTTCCCCGTAGAATTTTTCAAGGACAGACCGTCTGCTGCGGCACCGTCGGCTGTGCCAGGGCCGCGGCGTAGCAAAAGTGGAGAACCAACCATGTTGTGAACCGCGCCAATATGCCCAGGAAGGTCCACCTGCTCCCCCGACCTGGAGCCCCATGCACCCCCCTCCGGGTCGGCTGGCCGTCTGACATTCCACGTTCGCCCCGTCTACGTGGCCACCTGACACAGAACCGGTGGACGGGCGTGGCGCTCGCTCTGTGATGAGTGGCTCTAGCACAGACTGACGATGCAGGTCCAGTCTTGGATTACTAATAACTGCGGGACATTTGTTTGTTTCGTTTTAACTGTTTCTTTTCTCGCCtccatatttttttaacgacaAGACTTTTCTGTGATGAAGAGTGTTCCTGTTTTGTACTTACTCTGTTcgcgggtgaaaaaaaaaaaaaagtttttattgaTCCAATGCATCTACATTTGTTGGTACTCTGTAAtgacggcattttttttttaaattgacaaacagggatatcattgtgaggAAAAGGATTTCATTGTCTCTTAAGCTTTGTCACTTAGGTCCAAATATGGCTCACGTCAACCAGATCTGGCTGGCTGTGGCAGCTGTTTCAATtgctgtcaccatggcaacggtgGCTTGACCAGGACTATTGTGAAGCCATCTGGTTGACCAGCATTCTTTGCCTCTAACAACAGTAGAGGTACACTGTCTGTAAATATTGCTACTACATTCACAGTTGGACTTAAgttgatttttctcatttttgtttttgtttcattttggccAAGAATTACCTACAGTCTTGCGAGCCAATGGGTGTTAATGTTAACCAGGACTTCC
This portion of the Syngnathoides biaculeatus isolate LvHL_M chromosome 10, ASM1980259v1, whole genome shotgun sequence genome encodes:
- the znf740a gene encoding gastrula zinc finger protein XlCGF57.1 isoform X10, producing MSHLPSSSVRDHMKWAGLLGCEAVLSSMALMQASTMAAAPPKKMMAPLGHAPPQRDGPDRGPQSHMILPSGMSCPPLLIRKEGEFQAPRLLDEKDMRTNEDLQQKKKNRKSVAPCKGAGGDENGPSSKVQKNFICDHCYGAFRSGYHLKRHILIHTGVKPYACSMCDMRFFQRYHLARHSLTHTGVKPYACSICDMRFFQRYHLARHSLTHTGVKPYACSMCDMRFFQRYHLARHTLTHTGVKPYACSMCDMRFFQRYHLARHSLTHTGVKPYACTMCDMRFIQRYQLERHSLTHTGVKPYACTMCDKRFFQRYHLARHSLTHMGVKPYACTMCDMKFCQRYHLARHSLTHTGVKPYACTICDKRFFQRYHLARHSLTHMGVKPFACTMCDMRFVQRYHLARHSLTHTGVKPYACTMCDKRFFQRYHLARHSLTHMGVKPFACTMCDMRFVQRYHLARHSLTHTGGRGADKRMSSTMRIKGGKKGVKPYACSMCDMRFIQRNHLERHSLTHTGEKPFACDMCDMRFIQRYHLERHKRVHSGEKPYQCERCQQNFSRTDRLLRHRRLCQGRGVAKVENQPCCEPRQYAQEGPPAPPTWSPMHPPPGRLAV
- the znf740a gene encoding zinc finger protein ZFP2 isoform X7; the protein is MSHLPSSSVRDHMKWAGLLGCEAVLSSMALMQASTMAAAPPKKMMAPLGHAPPQRDGPDRGPQSHMILPSGMSCPPLLIRKEGEFQAPRLLDEKDMRTNEDLQQKKKNRKSVAPCKVREQEGRGGKGAGGDENGPSSKVQKNFICDHCYGAFRSGYHLKRHILIHTGVKPYACSMCDMRFFQRYHLARHSLTHTGVKPYACSICDMRFFQRYHLARHSLTHTGVKPYACSMCDMRFFQRYHLARHTLTHTGVKPYACSMCDMRFFQRYHLARHSLTHTGVKPYACTMCDMRFIQRYQLERHSLTHTGVKPYACTMCDKRFFQRYHLARHSLTHMGVKPYACTMCDMKFCQRYHLARHSLTHTGVKPYACTICDKRFFQRYHLARHSLTHMGVKPFACTMCDMRFVQRYHLARHSLTHTGVKPYACTMCDKRFFQRYHLARHSLTHMGVKPFACTMCDMRFVQRYHLARHSLTHTGGRGADKRMSSTMRIKGGKKGVKPYACSMCDMRFIQRNHLERHSLTHTGEKPFACDMCDMRFIQRYHLERHKRVHSGEKPYQCERCQQNFSRTDRLLRHRRLCQGRGVAKVENQPCCEPRQYAQEGPPAPPTWSPMHPPPGRLAV
- the znf740a gene encoding gastrula zinc finger protein XlCGF57.1 isoform X9 yields the protein MSHLPSSSVRDHMKWAGLLGCEAVLSSMALMQASTMAAAPPKKMMAPLGHAPPQRDGPDRGPQSHMILPSGMSCPPLLIRKEGEFQAPRLLDEKDMRTNEDLQQKKKNRKSVAPCKVREQEGRGGKGAGGDENGPSSKVQKNFICDHCYGAFRSGYHLKRHILIHTGEKPYACAVCDMRFIQRYHLERHSLIHTGVKPYACSMCDMRFFQRYHLARHSLTHTGVKPYACSICDMRFFQRYHLARHSLTHTGVKPYACSMCDMRFFQRYHLARHTLTHTGVKPYACSMCDMRFFQRYHLARHSLTHTGVKPYACTMCDMRFIQRYQLERHSLTHTGVKPYACTMCDKRFFQRYHLARHSLTHMGVKPYACTMCDMKFCQRYHLARHSLTHTGVKPYACTICDKRFFQRYHLARHSLTHMGVKPFACTMCDMRFVQRYHLARHSLTHTGVKPYACTMCDKRFFQRYHLARHSLTHMGVKPFACTMCDMRFVQRYHLARHSLTHTGGRGADKRMSSTMRIKGGKKGEKPFACDMCDMRFIQRYHLERHKRVHSGEKPYQCERCQQNFSRTDRLLRHRRLCQGRGVAKVENQPCCEPRQYAQEGPPAPPTWSPMHPPPGRLAV